A section of the Candidatus Dadabacteria bacterium genome encodes:
- a CDS encoding glycerophosphodiester phosphodiesterase family protein, translating into MKGFFEKDFLLISHRGASHYEPENTLRSFRRALDMGSAVIEFDVRRSLDGRLVVIHDRTVDRTTDGKGAVSGKTFSELRSLDAGFGERIPTLEEVFENFGGRCGLVIELKEKGTEEETVSLIKAHGLIKDAAVVSFREDCLRAVRELDPSITTGLITVFGFGCVKKALSLGCRVVATNHRFMTGRLASEARRRGLFVCCWTVNDPKRGEKLASIGINGIITDKPDLI; encoded by the coding sequence ATGAAAGGTTTTTTCGAAAAAGATTTCCTCCTTATCTCTCACCGCGGCGCGAGTCATTACGAACCGGAAAATACTCTTCGCTCTTTCCGCAGGGCCCTGGACATGGGGTCTGCGGTGATAGAGTTTGACGTGAGGAGGAGTCTTGACGGCCGCTTGGTCGTCATTCACGACCGGACGGTGGACAGGACCACGGATGGTAAGGGAGCCGTTTCGGGGAAGACCTTTTCTGAACTTCGATCTCTTGACGCCGGTTTCGGGGAGCGGATACCGACTCTTGAGGAAGTCTTTGAGAATTTCGGGGGGCGCTGCGGACTTGTGATCGAACTTAAGGAAAAAGGTACGGAAGAAGAAACGGTCTCGCTTATAAAAGCTCATGGTCTTATAAAAGATGCGGCGGTGGTTTCTTTCCGCGAGGACTGTCTTCGTGCCGTGAGGGAACTTGATCCTTCCATTACTACGGGACTTATTACGGTCTTCGGCTTCGGGTGCGTGAAGAAGGCTCTTTCTCTGGGCTGTCGGGTAGTTGCTACAAATCACCGTTTTATGACGGGACGCCTCGCTTCGGAAGCCCGAAGAAGAGGTCTTTTCGTGTGCTGCTGGACGGTTAACGATCCGAAACGAGGCGAAAAGCTGGCCAGTATCGGGATTAACGGGATTATCACCGACAAGCCTGACCTGATCTGA
- a CDS encoding cysteine desulfurase family protein: MGCTEEISGEIYLDNNATTRPLPEVTEAMHEAMGEGFGNPSSAHSAGERARHRMDLARKRTSDLVGCSPEDLIFTSSGTESNNMVFYSCTRKKEKPHIVTTQVEHSSIMKMCNFLELNDVHIEMLEVDRHGILDIRRLENAISEKTDLVSVQWVNNETGVIQDIASISEVCRKNGVLLHTDAAQAVGKLEVDLAKLHVDFLSFTAHKISGPQGAAVLYAKDRLLVNPFLFGGFQEEGFRPGTENLPGIAGFGTACEIRHTRLEQAIGKMKDLRDRFERIIIESIPDTSVNGGGGERICNTTNIHFGGTDGRKLVSLLDEAGIRCSQSSACTNFDITPSYVLTAMGLDEQHAYSSIRFSFCPENTFEEIERAAEIIREKCEFLSSQPC, translated from the coding sequence ATGGGGTGTACAGAGGAAATTTCCGGCGAAATCTACCTTGACAACAACGCAACTACAAGACCACTTCCCGAAGTAACGGAGGCCATGCACGAAGCCATGGGCGAGGGGTTCGGCAATCCCTCAAGCGCCCATTCGGCTGGAGAGCGGGCGAGGCACCGCATGGACCTTGCCCGAAAACGGACCTCCGATCTTGTGGGATGCTCCCCCGAAGACCTCATATTCACAAGTTCCGGCACGGAATCAAACAACATGGTTTTTTATTCCTGCACCAGGAAAAAAGAGAAGCCGCACATTGTCACAACCCAAGTAGAGCACTCCTCGATAATGAAGATGTGCAATTTCCTCGAACTAAACGACGTCCACATCGAAATGCTCGAGGTGGACAGACATGGGATTCTTGACATCCGAAGACTCGAAAACGCGATCTCCGAGAAAACCGATCTAGTTTCCGTGCAGTGGGTTAACAACGAGACCGGAGTTATACAGGATATCGCGAGCATTTCCGAGGTCTGCAGGAAAAACGGAGTGCTTCTCCACACCGACGCGGCTCAAGCTGTAGGCAAGCTCGAGGTTGATCTTGCGAAGCTCCATGTGGATTTTCTCTCTTTCACCGCTCATAAAATCAGCGGTCCCCAGGGCGCCGCGGTTCTCTACGCAAAAGACAGGTTGCTTGTGAATCCTTTTCTTTTCGGAGGATTCCAGGAGGAAGGGTTTCGTCCCGGGACTGAAAACCTTCCGGGCATAGCAGGCTTTGGGACCGCCTGCGAGATAAGGCACACAAGGCTTGAGCAGGCCATAGGAAAGATGAAAGATCTTCGCGACCGGTTCGAGAGAATAATAATCGAGTCTATCCCGGACACCTCGGTTAACGGGGGCGGCGGGGAAAGAATATGCAACACCACCAATATCCATTTCGGCGGAACTGACGGAAGAAAACTGGTCTCCCTTCTTGACGAGGCGGGAATAAGGTGTTCCCAGAGTTCCGCGTGCACGAATTTCGACATTACGCCATCCTACGTTCTGACCGCCATGGGGCTGGATGAACAGCATGCGTATTCAAGCATAAGATTCAGCTTCTGCCCGGAAAACACCTTTGAGGAGATAGAAAGAGCGGCAGAGATAATCCGGGAAAAGTGCGAATTTCTCAGCAGTCAGCCCTGCTGA
- a CDS encoding efflux RND transporter periplasmic adaptor subunit, translated as MRSWFRERKMKNWVTLVLISLGFLLVLFLLYARFLQERESSAQGHSEDNVHRPIKVMTPVASPGSVYTEVLGRVRGKQTVLVRTTVSGWVKRIDSGRGQEIEKDGIILELYDYRVETRLDEAKYNLESAKGKLAEAERVYRRNAALFEKGIVSEDETEASQNLLETASAGVKALEASYKRAKWNYENLKIRSPIQGQVVEIVPDIGQETRNGDVVAKVVNLSGRKVIAGVDVSVARSVNRGDVLEVSLTRDGTVETVAGEVDGVSPGSDDFSGTYDIEIAISDPSVKWWPGEMVSVKIPVQTLDNVVRIPKTAVLSDDKENSSFVLVEKNGEVLKAKVAPTWIDDNSAYISFDSLPPDSRIITEGNFGLLPGQPVRVVD; from the coding sequence ATGAGATCTTGGTTCAGGGAAAGAAAAATGAAGAACTGGGTGACCCTGGTTTTAATATCTCTTGGTTTCCTCCTGGTTCTTTTTCTCCTGTACGCGAGGTTTCTTCAAGAAAGGGAATCGAGTGCACAGGGTCACTCTGAAGATAACGTCCACAGGCCCATAAAAGTGATGACACCTGTTGCGTCCCCGGGTTCAGTTTACACCGAAGTTCTCGGAAGAGTTCGTGGCAAGCAGACCGTTCTGGTCCGAACGACCGTCTCGGGATGGGTAAAGCGGATAGATTCTGGCCGAGGTCAGGAAATCGAGAAGGATGGAATTATCCTCGAACTCTACGATTATCGCGTGGAAACACGGCTTGACGAGGCCAAGTACAATCTTGAGTCCGCCAAGGGGAAGCTTGCCGAGGCTGAAAGGGTATACCGCAGGAACGCGGCTCTTTTTGAGAAGGGAATAGTCTCTGAGGACGAGACCGAGGCGTCACAAAACCTGCTTGAAACCGCCTCGGCCGGCGTGAAGGCCCTTGAAGCTTCTTACAAAAGGGCCAAGTGGAATTACGAAAACCTGAAGATCCGCTCCCCTATCCAAGGCCAGGTTGTCGAAATCGTTCCCGACATCGGGCAGGAGACAAGAAACGGGGATGTGGTAGCCAAAGTCGTTAATCTAAGCGGCAGGAAAGTCATAGCCGGTGTGGACGTGTCCGTTGCCAGAAGCGTCAACAGGGGAGATGTTCTCGAGGTATCACTTACAAGAGACGGCACGGTGGAAACCGTCGCGGGCGAGGTTGACGGCGTGAGTCCGGGTTCTGATGATTTCTCAGGCACCTACGATATCGAGATTGCCATATCCGACCCCTCGGTGAAATGGTGGCCCGGGGAAATGGTTTCCGTAAAAATACCGGTGCAGACGCTTGATAATGTCGTCAGAATTCCCAAGACGGCTGTCTTGTCCGACGACAAAGAAAATTCCTCTTTTGTGCTGGTTGAAAAAAACGGAGAAGTTCTCAAGGCTAAAGTGGCGCCCACGTGGATAGACGACAACTCGGCCTACATATCCTTTGATTCCCTTCCTCCAGATTCCAGAATCATAACCGAGGGGAACTTCGGCCTTCTTCCTGGTCAGCCGGTAAGGGTTGTCGACTAA
- the cofE gene encoding coenzyme F420-0:L-glutamate ligase, giving the protein MEKTGEIRFVPLRGIPEVEEGDSLGEMILHAAGREGFSFLDGDIVVIAQKVVSKAEGRVVSLSQVEPSGFAVTVSEEVSKDPRLVEVILGETKRIVKMDERESGKGRLIVETIGGLVLANAGVDASNVSGGEDVTLLPLDSDRSAGVIRKHIEQETGKYVAVIISDTVGRPWREGLTDIAIGCSGMRPLSDRRGETDSKGLLLTATEMATADQVACAAGLLMEKTAALPVVVARGVEYIRGEGSSDELIRDPAHDLFR; this is encoded by the coding sequence ATGGAGAAGACTGGAGAAATAAGATTTGTTCCCTTGAGGGGAATTCCGGAAGTGGAGGAGGGGGACAGCCTCGGGGAGATGATTCTGCACGCCGCCGGCCGTGAGGGATTTTCGTTTCTCGACGGGGATATAGTTGTAATTGCGCAGAAGGTGGTTTCAAAGGCCGAAGGCAGGGTCGTTAGTCTCTCCCAGGTGGAACCTTCAGGTTTCGCGGTTACGGTCTCCGAGGAGGTTTCAAAGGATCCGAGGTTGGTGGAGGTGATTCTCGGGGAAACCAAGAGAATCGTAAAAATGGACGAGAGAGAAAGCGGCAAGGGAAGACTTATAGTTGAAACGATCGGAGGGCTTGTGCTGGCAAACGCCGGCGTTGATGCGTCAAATGTTTCCGGGGGCGAGGATGTCACACTTCTTCCGCTTGATTCCGATCGCTCCGCCGGGGTTATAAGAAAACATATAGAACAGGAAACCGGAAAGTACGTGGCCGTCATAATAAGCGATACCGTGGGACGTCCCTGGCGGGAAGGGCTCACCGACATCGCCATTGGCTGTAGCGGCATGAGGCCACTTTCTGACCGCAGGGGAGAGACCGATAGCAAAGGTCTTCTGCTTACGGCAACCGAGATGGCGACCGCGGACCAGGTGGCGTGTGCCGCGGGCTTGCTGATGGAGAAAACCGCGGCTCTGCCCGTTGTGGTAGCGCGGGGGGTTGAGTACATCCGCGGGGAAGGAAGTTCGGATGAACTGATCAGAGATCCGGCCCATGACCTGTTCAGGTAA
- a CDS encoding HU family DNA-binding protein, producing the protein MNGKPLTKSQLSNSLAEKAGITKATAKTVIDAMASIACEEVKGKGEFTIPGIGKLVISNRSARMGRNPATGEVISIPARKVLKFRVAKACKDSVLG; encoded by the coding sequence GTGAACGGAAAACCTTTAACAAAATCCCAGCTTTCAAACAGCTTGGCAGAGAAGGCGGGAATAACCAAGGCGACAGCCAAAACCGTTATTGATGCTATGGCGTCAATTGCATGTGAAGAGGTAAAGGGAAAAGGAGAATTCACGATTCCTGGAATCGGCAAACTGGTTATCAGCAATCGTAGTGCCAGAATGGGGAGAAATCCCGCCACCGGTGAAGTAATCAGCATACCTGCAAGAAAGGTCCTGAAGTTCCGCGTGGCGAAAGCCTGCAAGGATTCCGTGCTAGGTTAA